In one Streptomyces marincola genomic region, the following are encoded:
- a CDS encoding SDR family NAD(P)-dependent oxidoreductase, with translation MTTATTPAAGGTDVQPVSRMVWRLTGLPPLPDPETDAADRLAGLRVLLVNGDPGTAAAVERELKGHGALVHRGAGGAPADAVVDLAMDPAPAGGQPAGAWDEALTETVAALRGVYEDWAEESDARRLFYLAVTHLGGGMGQHARDEPAQPLGGIWAGLAKTLHREFPNCNARVVDVDDAARADLPAVIAAELGRTGPIEVGRRGGARLTLTPVEAPVGPPAVPLGPGDTVLISGGARGIGWRLARELAGRDGAHVVVTGREPFPTGEEPWWGLDEEGWRAFERETWRLRDPGTPPARVRAGLARTRRQWEVATHLTAARREGLAVEYAQCDITDPAQVRDLVRRHGARLAGVIHNAGVDSAARLPRTTDEEIRRTVRTKIDGFLNLFEEVRRLPLRFFCSVGSLTGRLGGMVGQLGYAAANEGLARLGTWAARRADFPVMTLAWPTWDRVGLIANFSAALRYMPALDVTEGLARWRAELLAGSRGEVTFVGPLGKAIDPGQATGYPVVPALPGYAAAFPRIFHLGATTAFTPHARLTTTVTFERERVPVAGDFHVDGVPALPLSVLLESAARGAEWVVPQDFPTLRLNRIEGVVVPAALLRFDRSPLRLVREAEGAHEGDAWVVRVRFRRAGDAAGGGREASVRLVFGDGAPAVPAALPDVPRTTTWRSGSPYLRWRSTVVPLGVWTRDASGRHVAEVAPCAPGDLWVTPHEVPTVVPVAPLENLLRLWAGQGGPLSVTSDPLVIGQLALHADQRGPCRIEGDAAVGVWRVTCAHTGEPVMTVHGPPGPLGGPAPG, from the coding sequence ATGACGACCGCCACGACGCCGGCCGCCGGGGGCACGGACGTCCAGCCCGTGAGCCGCATGGTGTGGCGGCTCACGGGACTGCCCCCGCTGCCCGACCCCGAGACGGACGCCGCGGACCGGCTCGCGGGCCTGCGGGTGCTGCTGGTCAACGGCGACCCGGGCACCGCCGCCGCGGTCGAACGCGAACTCAAGGGCCACGGCGCGCTGGTGCACCGCGGCGCGGGCGGCGCCCCCGCCGACGCCGTCGTCGACCTGGCGATGGACCCGGCACCGGCCGGCGGGCAGCCGGCCGGCGCCTGGGACGAAGCGCTCACCGAGACGGTGGCCGCGCTGCGCGGCGTCTACGAGGACTGGGCCGAGGAGAGCGACGCGCGCCGCCTGTTCTACCTCGCCGTCACCCACCTCGGCGGCGGCATGGGGCAGCACGCGCGGGACGAGCCGGCGCAGCCCCTCGGCGGCATCTGGGCCGGGCTCGCCAAGACGCTGCACCGCGAGTTCCCCAACTGCAACGCCCGCGTCGTCGACGTCGACGACGCGGCCCGCGCCGACCTGCCCGCCGTCATCGCCGCCGAACTGGGCAGGACGGGACCGATCGAGGTCGGCCGCCGCGGGGGCGCCCGCCTCACCCTCACGCCCGTCGAGGCGCCCGTCGGCCCGCCCGCCGTTCCGCTCGGCCCCGGCGACACGGTGCTGATCTCCGGCGGCGCCCGCGGCATCGGCTGGCGCCTGGCCCGCGAACTGGCCGGGCGGGACGGCGCACACGTCGTCGTCACCGGCCGGGAGCCGTTCCCCACCGGCGAGGAACCCTGGTGGGGACTCGACGAGGAGGGCTGGCGCGCGTTCGAGCGCGAGACCTGGCGGCTGCGCGACCCCGGCACCCCGCCGGCGCGCGTGCGCGCCGGACTCGCGCGCACCCGCAGGCAGTGGGAGGTGGCCACGCACCTCACCGCCGCGCGCCGCGAGGGCCTGGCGGTCGAGTACGCGCAGTGCGACATCACCGACCCCGCGCAGGTGCGCGACCTGGTGCGCAGGCACGGCGCGCGGCTCGCCGGAGTGATCCACAACGCGGGCGTCGACAGCGCCGCCCGGCTGCCGCGCACGACCGACGAGGAGATCAGGCGCACCGTCCGCACCAAGATCGACGGGTTCCTCAACCTGTTCGAGGAAGTGCGGCGGCTGCCCCTGCGGTTCTTCTGCTCCGTCGGCTCCCTCACCGGCCGGCTGGGCGGCATGGTCGGCCAACTCGGCTACGCCGCCGCCAACGAAGGGCTCGCCCGCCTCGGCACGTGGGCGGCCCGCCGCGCCGACTTCCCCGTGATGACCCTGGCCTGGCCGACGTGGGACCGGGTCGGCCTCATCGCCAACTTCTCCGCCGCGCTGCGCTACATGCCCGCGCTCGACGTCACCGAGGGACTGGCCAGGTGGCGGGCCGAACTCCTGGCCGGGTCGCGGGGCGAGGTCACGTTCGTCGGCCCGCTCGGCAAGGCGATCGACCCCGGCCAGGCCACCGGATACCCGGTGGTGCCCGCGCTGCCCGGCTACGCCGCCGCGTTCCCCCGCATCTTCCACCTCGGGGCCACGACGGCGTTCACCCCGCACGCCCGGCTCACCACCACCGTCACCTTCGAGCGCGAACGCGTCCCCGTGGCAGGGGACTTCCACGTCGACGGCGTGCCCGCGCTGCCGCTGAGCGTGCTGCTTGAGAGCGCGGCGCGCGGCGCCGAGTGGGTCGTCCCGCAGGACTTCCCCACGCTCCGCCTCAACCGCATCGAGGGCGTCGTCGTGCCGGCGGCCCTGCTGCGCTTCGACCGCTCCCCGCTGCGTCTTGTGCGCGAGGCCGAGGGCGCCCACGAGGGCGACGCGTGGGTGGTGCGCGTGCGGTTCAGGCGCGCGGGCGACGCGGCGGGCGGCGGCCGGGAGGCGAGCGTGCGCCTGGTGTTCGGCGACGGCGCGCCCGCGGTGCCCGCCGCGCTGCCCGACGTGCCGCGCACCACCACGTGGCGTTCCGGCAGCCCCTACCTGCGGTGGCGCTCCACCGTCGTGCCCCTGGGCGTCTGGACGCGCGACGCGTCGGGGCGCCACGTCGCCGAGGTCGCGCCGTGCGCCCCCGGCGACCTGTGGGTGACCCCGCACGAGGTGCCGACCGTGGTGCCCGTGGCCCCGCTGGAGAACCTGCTGCGCCTGTGGGCCGGGCAGGGCGGCCCGCTCTCGGTCACGAGCGACCCGCTCGTCATCGGGCAACTCGCCCTGCACGCCGACCAACGCGGGCCCTGCCGCATCGAGGGCGACGCGGCCGTCGGCGTGTGGCGGGTGACCTGCGCGCACACCGGCGAGCCGGTCATGACGGTCCACGGGCCGCCAGGACCGCTGGGCGGGCCCGCCCCCGGCTGA
- a CDS encoding SDR family oxidoreductase yields the protein MRPAKDLTGKVALVTGGAKGIGRAIVHTLAARGAHVVLNYFHSHDEAKRTRDELLAAGAGVDLARASVTRQEQVDRMFAAVGERHGRLDILVNNAANGALLPLDEVTDEDIGKAIDTNYRGGLRCARAAAPLMAAGGGGAIVTVSALGGSQLVMANYSACAPAKAAAEAATRYLAVEYAPLGIRVNTASAAMLTSEVADKFPRAREMRETIERATPLGRLGTPEEFAEVVAFLASDAASWITGQVVLADGGLSLGAALLSPPPQAQDATAASDVPATASVPAPASAPVVAAPAPASGPVPAPAVASAPAVASVPAPAPAVASVPVPAPGPVADAGGDEPDDDAIAVVGMGLAVPGANSPDEFWQLRLTGKELFVRVPEDRWRLENFVSADTSAEDKSYADSCAFITDFEPVPGSVSSMPDDVGDHELTTRWLRHSLVQALSGVRRAEGDRYSFVVGYTPDGSQHLEEAGVLDSITGLAGDIIEGLPLPPEERAALRPEVDDALGRRYWRAARNRSRFLPHRVGELAMEGLLPEGTELHMVDTACSSSLYAVDIAAKGLLMGKQDIAVCGGAFALAPRGTVLFSKLQGLSKRGRVHALDEDADGVIFADGAALVVLKRLGRARADGDRVLGVLRAFGSSSDGKGKAIYAPSSRGQALAVRRALGVEGDGEDGSGRAPAFDHQDVRWVNAHATGTPAGDLAEFTTLREYYGAGRTTAVTSNKSLIGHTGWAAGVVSLIENLLGMREETIPGQFRLGTPREDFKLSETTLEITPEHQKWPALPDRPRLSSVSGFGFGGTNAHLVVAEHRAAPSHAASHATSNAPAAPAAPAASLVPDPDSRIAVVGWSAHVPGLESTEDVARWLDGGARPGDTFGDTYPAPPFSKVRLPPRTIQALDRCQLMILECAHRMREDMPEFWAANAPGTGVFVGHMGPTRAAMQYADRSYLDDIEEALAGVGSAAVPQIMAELRERVRSVIPASTEDSFPGQMPNIISARVANYFDLHGPNMTMDSGFASALSAITAAGRYLRTGELDFALAGGINGNSLPAYRELIGDLLPPEADRLAEGAFLLGLTTEAKARAAGLKILAFVDEPLREGAAQDAATLLPCGAPSPEDARYLGAAGAVAALRALRAPAGSVVRVAVDGSRTAAGAGITLTVGPDAVPAAPAAPTATEAAPSAERPPLSAAFTGAGQTAPGRPFDVRRHVAELADTPARRVREPVPFLPPGVVVLTDAPAALAAVTPEDAAVTVLSTVPLPAARPGWHHLPEVTQAAVREAIGAGARTPVQLRVLSDVSRSAPPERALTERPRALIALHDAAYLALQHLYDDLDTPGASFVTLLLGAAPGGVPHPATGLFSGLLKTAGLERPGCLVYGLFSSSADPAAAVARAEEESAAERDFPVVHDIDGRRRTPVLRTEEIEPDTGAPARIGRDSVVVVAGGARGITAEIAKALAEHFGPRLYVLGSNALDRYPDEVFAGTDEEFVAGRRRFIAAELARRDGRTVAGINRDFDRLLNARAARRNLDAMAAHSGADRVTYLTCDLRDGAAVEAALGRVLAERGRVDLLINAAGLQRSALIKDKDFAEFTAIRDLKLDSYLHLKRALRAAPPRLWCNFGSLLGYFGQLGEADYAAANDFLAAAAGWAQAGGHGASEEFTLGWTLWGDVGMGADELTRTYYERAGSYSGMGVPEGVCHFVQELHAGTRRPSVVHLGDAERATVERFYPGYLGGRPAEGPGFFLRRQVSSDATSAVFECSFDLATTDSYLAHHTVRGEATLPGTFVTELAAEAARHLVPGKRVIAFEDVTFQHFLRVYRDGPTRPKRIHAELVDRAGEVTAVQVRITEDVVSPKGVVLVRDRPHFLARVLLDDAFPEAPRWDPWESGAETPVPDPYHLPGTPVELTGPFRSTAETRLHPRGKRARYTPRVPLDDPAFSRFTVPAILMDGLARTGVLHLEEGPEGPRMPVAAPLSIRRIDLYEDTSDHALARAGDPVELYVTPPGFDAGDGGGSRFAAVRADGRLLLQMKDLRATLIGHVDAGADATSAAGTREAA from the coding sequence ATGAGACCCGCCAAGGATCTGACCGGAAAGGTGGCCCTCGTCACCGGTGGCGCGAAGGGCATCGGCCGGGCGATCGTCCACACCCTCGCCGCGCGCGGAGCCCACGTCGTCCTCAACTACTTCCACTCGCACGACGAGGCCAAGCGGACCAGGGACGAACTCCTGGCCGCGGGCGCGGGCGTCGATCTCGCCCGCGCCTCCGTCACGCGGCAGGAGCAGGTCGACCGGATGTTCGCCGCTGTCGGGGAACGCCACGGGCGCCTCGACATCCTCGTCAACAACGCGGCCAACGGCGCGCTGCTGCCGCTCGACGAGGTGACGGACGAGGACATCGGCAAGGCCATCGACACCAACTACCGGGGCGGGCTGCGCTGCGCCCGCGCGGCGGCGCCCCTGATGGCGGCCGGCGGGGGAGGGGCCATCGTCACCGTCTCGGCCCTCGGCGGCTCCCAGCTGGTGATGGCCAACTACTCGGCCTGCGCCCCCGCCAAGGCCGCGGCCGAGGCGGCCACCCGCTACCTCGCGGTCGAGTACGCGCCGCTCGGCATCCGCGTCAACACGGCGTCGGCGGCGATGCTGACCAGCGAGGTCGCGGACAAGTTCCCGAGGGCGCGCGAGATGCGGGAGACCATCGAGCGCGCGACGCCACTCGGCCGCCTCGGCACGCCCGAGGAGTTCGCCGAGGTCGTCGCGTTCCTGGCCTCCGACGCGGCGAGCTGGATCACCGGCCAGGTCGTCCTGGCCGACGGCGGCCTCTCGCTGGGCGCCGCGCTGCTCTCGCCGCCGCCGCAGGCGCAGGACGCGACGGCCGCCTCGGACGTGCCCGCCACGGCGTCCGTTCCCGCGCCCGCGTCCGCGCCGGTGGTGGCGGCGCCCGCACCGGCTTCCGGCCCCGTTCCCGCGCCCGCCGTGGCGTCCGCGCCTGCTGTGGCGTCCGTTCCGGCGCCCGCACCCGCCGTGGCGTCCGTGCCCGTTCCGGCGCCCGGCCCGGTGGCGGACGCGGGCGGCGACGAGCCCGACGACGACGCGATCGCCGTGGTCGGCATGGGCCTGGCCGTCCCCGGCGCCAACAGCCCCGACGAGTTCTGGCAGTTGCGCCTCACCGGCAAGGAGCTGTTCGTCCGGGTGCCTGAGGACCGCTGGCGGCTGGAGAACTTCGTCTCCGCCGACACCTCGGCCGAGGACAAGTCCTACGCCGACAGCTGCGCGTTCATCACCGACTTCGAGCCCGTGCCAGGCTCCGTCAGCAGCATGCCGGACGACGTGGGCGACCACGAGCTGACCACCAGGTGGCTGCGCCACAGCCTCGTGCAGGCCCTGTCAGGGGTGCGCCGGGCCGAGGGCGACCGGTACTCGTTCGTCGTCGGCTACACCCCCGACGGCAGCCAGCACCTCGAAGAAGCGGGCGTCCTCGACAGCATCACCGGACTGGCCGGCGACATCATCGAGGGGCTGCCGCTGCCCCCCGAGGAGCGGGCGGCCCTGCGCCCCGAGGTGGACGACGCGCTCGGCCGCCGCTACTGGCGCGCCGCGCGGAACCGCTCCCGCTTCCTGCCGCACCGCGTCGGCGAACTCGCCATGGAAGGACTGCTGCCCGAGGGCACCGAGCTGCACATGGTGGACACGGCCTGCTCGTCCTCGCTCTACGCGGTGGACATCGCGGCCAAGGGGCTGCTGATGGGCAAGCAGGACATCGCCGTGTGCGGCGGGGCGTTCGCGCTCGCGCCGCGCGGCACCGTCCTGTTCTCCAAGCTCCAGGGCCTGTCCAAGCGCGGCCGGGTGCACGCGCTCGACGAGGACGCCGACGGCGTCATCTTCGCGGACGGCGCCGCCCTGGTCGTCCTCAAACGGCTCGGCCGGGCCCGCGCGGACGGCGACCGCGTCCTCGGCGTGCTGCGCGCGTTCGGCTCCTCGTCCGACGGCAAGGGCAAGGCGATCTACGCGCCCAGCTCGCGCGGCCAGGCCCTCGCCGTGCGCCGTGCGCTCGGCGTCGAGGGCGACGGCGAGGACGGGTCCGGGCGCGCGCCCGCGTTCGACCACCAGGACGTGCGGTGGGTCAACGCGCACGCGACCGGCACTCCGGCCGGCGACCTGGCCGAGTTCACCACGCTGCGCGAGTACTACGGCGCTGGCCGGACCACGGCCGTCACCTCCAACAAGTCCCTGATCGGGCACACCGGTTGGGCCGCCGGGGTCGTCTCGCTGATCGAGAACCTGCTGGGCATGCGCGAGGAGACGATCCCGGGGCAGTTCCGCCTCGGCACGCCGCGCGAGGACTTCAAGCTCTCCGAGACGACGCTGGAGATCACCCCCGAGCACCAGAAGTGGCCCGCCCTGCCCGACCGGCCGCGCCTGTCGTCCGTCTCCGGCTTCGGCTTCGGCGGCACCAACGCGCACCTCGTCGTCGCCGAGCACCGCGCGGCGCCGTCGCACGCCGCGTCGCACGCCACCTCGAACGCGCCGGCCGCGCCCGCCGCCCCGGCCGCGTCCCTGGTCCCCGACCCGGACAGCCGCATCGCCGTCGTCGGCTGGTCGGCGCACGTGCCGGGCCTTGAGTCCACCGAGGATGTGGCCCGCTGGCTCGACGGCGGCGCCCGCCCGGGCGACACGTTCGGGGACACCTACCCGGCGCCGCCGTTCAGCAAGGTCAGGCTGCCCCCGCGCACCATCCAGGCGCTCGACCGCTGCCAGTTGATGATCCTGGAGTGCGCGCACCGGATGCGGGAGGACATGCCGGAGTTCTGGGCGGCCAACGCCCCCGGCACCGGTGTCTTCGTCGGCCACATGGGGCCCACGCGCGCCGCCATGCAGTACGCCGACCGCAGCTACCTCGACGACATCGAGGAGGCGCTGGCCGGGGTCGGCTCCGCGGCCGTTCCGCAGATCATGGCCGAACTGCGCGAGCGCGTGCGGTCGGTGATCCCGGCCTCGACGGAGGACTCGTTCCCCGGCCAGATGCCCAACATCATCTCGGCCCGCGTGGCGAACTACTTCGACCTGCACGGCCCCAACATGACGATGGACTCCGGGTTCGCCTCGGCGCTCTCCGCCATCACGGCGGCCGGCCGCTACCTGCGCACCGGCGAGCTGGACTTCGCCCTCGCCGGCGGCATCAACGGCAACAGCCTGCCCGCCTACCGCGAGCTGATCGGCGACCTGCTGCCGCCCGAGGCCGACCGGCTCGCCGAGGGCGCCTTCCTGCTCGGCCTCACGACCGAGGCCAAGGCCCGCGCGGCGGGCCTGAAGATCCTCGCGTTCGTCGACGAGCCGCTGCGGGAGGGCGCCGCGCAGGACGCGGCCACGCTGCTGCCCTGCGGCGCGCCCTCGCCCGAGGACGCCCGCTACCTGGGCGCGGCGGGCGCCGTGGCGGCGCTCAGGGCGCTGCGCGCGCCCGCAGGCAGCGTCGTGCGCGTCGCGGTCGACGGCAGCCGCACGGCGGCGGGCGCGGGCATCACCCTGACCGTCGGGCCCGACGCCGTTCCCGCCGCCCCCGCCGCCCCGACGGCGACCGAGGCCGCCCCGAGCGCAGAACGGCCCCCGCTGTCCGCCGCGTTCACCGGCGCGGGGCAGACGGCGCCCGGGCGCCCGTTCGACGTGCGCAGGCACGTGGCCGAGCTGGCGGACACGCCCGCACGCCGGGTCCGCGAACCCGTCCCGTTCCTGCCGCCCGGCGTCGTCGTCCTCACCGACGCACCCGCCGCGCTCGCCGCCGTCACCCCCGAGGACGCGGCCGTCACCGTGCTGTCGACGGTGCCGCTGCCCGCGGCGCGCCCCGGCTGGCACCACCTGCCCGAGGTGACGCAGGCCGCCGTGCGCGAGGCCATCGGCGCCGGCGCGAGGACCCCGGTGCAGCTGCGGGTGCTGAGCGACGTGAGCCGTTCCGCGCCGCCGGAACGCGCCCTCACCGAGCGCCCGCGCGCCCTGATCGCGCTGCACGACGCCGCCTACCTGGCGCTCCAGCACCTGTACGACGACCTCGACACGCCCGGCGCCTCGTTCGTGACGCTGCTGCTCGGCGCCGCGCCCGGCGGCGTGCCGCACCCGGCCACCGGCCTGTTCTCCGGGCTGCTGAAGACCGCGGGTCTCGAACGGCCTGGCTGCCTGGTGTACGGGCTGTTCAGCTCGTCGGCCGACCCGGCCGCGGCCGTCGCGCGCGCCGAGGAGGAGAGCGCGGCGGAACGGGACTTCCCCGTCGTCCACGACATCGACGGCCGCCGCAGGACGCCCGTCCTGCGCACGGAGGAGATCGAGCCGGACACGGGCGCGCCCGCGCGGATCGGCCGCGACTCGGTCGTCGTGGTCGCCGGCGGCGCCCGCGGCATCACCGCCGAGATCGCCAAGGCGCTCGCCGAGCACTTCGGGCCGCGCCTGTACGTGCTGGGCAGCAACGCGCTCGACCGCTACCCGGACGAGGTGTTCGCGGGCACCGACGAGGAGTTCGTCGCGGGCCGCCGCCGCTTCATCGCCGCCGAGCTGGCCCGCCGCGACGGCCGCACGGTCGCCGGCATCAACCGCGACTTCGACCGCCTGCTCAACGCCCGCGCCGCGCGCCGCAACCTGGACGCGATGGCCGCGCACAGCGGCGCCGACCGGGTGACCTACCTGACCTGCGACCTGCGCGACGGCGCCGCGGTGGAGGCCGCGCTCGGCCGCGTCCTGGCCGAGCGGGGGCGCGTCGACCTGCTGATCAACGCGGCCGGGCTGCAACGTTCCGCGCTCATCAAGGACAAGGACTTCGCCGAGTTCACCGCCATCCGCGACCTCAAGCTCGACTCCTACCTCCACCTCAAGCGCGCACTGCGCGCCGCGCCGCCCCGCCTGTGGTGCAACTTCGGCTCCCTGCTCGGCTACTTCGGGCAGCTGGGCGAGGCCGACTACGCGGCGGCCAACGACTTCCTCGCCGCCGCGGCCGGCTGGGCGCAGGCCGGAGGGCACGGAGCGAGCGAGGAGTTCACCCTCGGCTGGACGCTGTGGGGCGACGTCGGCATGGGGGCCGACGAACTGACCAGGACCTACTACGAACGCGCCGGCTCCTACAGCGGCATGGGCGTGCCCGAGGGCGTGTGCCACTTCGTGCAGGAGCTGCACGCGGGCACCCGCCGCCCCTCCGTGGTGCACCTGGGCGACGCGGAACGCGCCACCGTCGAGCGCTTCTACCCCGGCTACCTCGGCGGCCGGCCGGCGGAAGGCCCCGGCTTCTTCCTGCGCCGCCAGGTGTCGTCCGACGCCACCTCGGCCGTCTTCGAATGCTCCTTCGACCTCGCCACCACGGACTCCTACCTCGCGCACCACACCGTGCGCGGCGAGGCCACCCTGCCGGGCACGTTCGTCACCGAACTCGCGGCGGAGGCCGCCAGGCACCTCGTGCCGGGCAAGCGCGTCATCGCCTTCGAGGACGTCACGTTCCAGCACTTCCTGCGCGTCTACCGGGACGGCCCGACGCGGCCCAAGCGCATCCACGCCGAACTGGTCGACCGGGCGGGCGAGGTGACGGCCGTTCAGGTGCGGATCACCGAGGACGTCGTGTCGCCCAAGGGTGTCGTCCTCGTCCGCGACCGGCCGCACTTCCTGGCCCGGGTGCTGCTCGACGACGCGTTCCCCGAGGCGCCGCGCTGGGACCCGTGGGAGTCCGGCGCCGAGACCCCCGTGCCCGACCCGTACCACCTGCCGGGCACGCCGGTCGAGTTGACCGGGCCGTTCCGCTCCACCGCCGAAACACGTCTGCACCCGCGCGGCAAACGGGCCCGCTACACGCCCCGCGTGCCGCTCGACGACCCGGCGTTCTCGCGGTTCACGGTGCCCGCCATCCTGATGGACGGCCTGGCGAGGACCGGCGTCCTCCACCTGGAGGAGGGCCCCGAGGGCCCCCGCATGCCGGTCGCGGCCCCGCTGTCGATCCGCAGGATCGACCTGTACGAGGACACCAGCGACCACGCGCTGGCCCGCGCGGGCGACCCCGTCGAGCTGTACGTGACGCCCCCGGGGTTCGACGCGGGCGACGGCGGCGGCAGCCGGTTCGCCGCCGTCCGGGCGGACGGGCGGCTGCTGCTCCAGATGAAGGACCTGCGGGCCACGCTCATCGGCCACGTCGACGCGGGCGCGGACGCCACGTCCGCCGCCGGGACCCGGGAGGCGGCATGA